The nucleotide sequence TGTTCTAAAGACGAATAGCACGAAACTTATGCAGAGCGAAAACAAGTGTATAGAATTGGAATTAGGGGTAAGGATGAGTAAAGAAACAGCAGTTGCTGAGAAGGAACAAAGAACTGAGTGAAGATAAAGAAGAAAATCAAAGTGAACCAAAGCTAATGAAGTTTCAATTGATGAACAAACACATTCTTAAATATGTTCTAACTCTACGGTTCATGAAAATACATACGTTTATTAGATCTGAAGTGGGGATCTTTCTTTATAGGCCTTAGGAATACATTACACAGAATATAAAAGACGAAATAAGCTCGAGAAAAACGGGAAAGTGTGGGAGAGGGGATTACTGGAgaataaaaaatgattaatttatgaGAAGAATATTTCAAGGAGGGAAAAACCcatgtaatattataaaatattcaaattattcgtGCAcgatagtaataaataaatttatttattgtcgAGTAAAGTACAAAGCTCggataaaaaactaaaaaaagggCTAAAGTTgtcatttatttatgtacatcTATAGAGTGATACTCATAAAGCATGCACGATAACAGAAAATACACATAATGTGAATAAAGTATTCCAGTAAAAACctcatatattttgtataaaaatgttgtttgtacTATTAAAAGAATGTTCTTAGTTATGTACTTCATATTCTAGGGTTCATTGATGTATTTCTTCCAAATTCCTTCTTCTACTTGGCACACATGTTTTAAAATAGTGCTCAGATCACCGTATTTCTGCTGCTGGATAGGCAATATAGAAGGAATAGGGGACAGGCCCCCCATAAGTTTGGAGGAGCGTCATTATGTTTTGCACCTTCTGTTCTTGTTATTTGAAGTAAAAGAATCCAACAGCAGGGTGTAGTATCACTTTCGACAACTGTGTCCGTACCCattcttaaatatttcattaacccTACAGTTCCATTTATAACACAGCTCATGAAAATACATACGTTTAGTAGATTTGAAGTGAACCAGAACCATATATACACACTAGAATAAACAGAGTTAAAGCAATGCAATGAAACTTCAAAATTTCTATATGGTAACAGCTACAAGTAAGAACATAAGCACTTGCCCAACTAAATTTGACCAACTGGGGTAACAGCACCATGAATTATAAAGAGAATTTTCAAGTTAACTAATTAACTCTGTATTTCAAAAATGTCCAAAATTTATCCCAGTTCtgtggatgtttttttttcagataatatACCTGTACATTTATAAAGTTCCTTTTGGTAGATTGTTATTAACCATAAAACTACACAACCATGTGCTCATTCCAGGTATCGAAGTCCGATTCTCATTGGAGGATGGGAAAACATTAAGCGCGATAATGCATGTACACTGTCTAATGTTTCACTTGTACAGTGTAATAACACCTGCACACTGTTTAATGTTTCACTTCTACAGTGTAATAACACCTGCACactgtttaatattttgcttCTACAGTGTAATAACACCTGCACactgtttaatattttgcttCTACAGTGTAATAACACCTGCACactgtttaatattttgcttCTACAGTGTAATAACACCTGCACgctatttaatgtttttacttctACAGTGTAATAACACctgtacaatatttaatattttgcttcTACTGTGTAATAACACCtgtacaatatttaatgttttacttctaCAGTATAATAACACCTgcacaatatttaatgttttgcttCTACTGTGTAATAACACCtgtacaatatttaatgttttacttctaCTGTGTAATAACACCTGCACACTGTTTAATGTTTCACTTGTACAGTGTAATAACACCTGCACACTGTTTAATGTTTCACTTCTACAGTGTAATAACACCTGCACactgtttaatattttgcttCTACAGTGTAATAACACCTGCACGctgtttaatgtttttacttcTACAGTGTAATAACACCTGCACgctatttaatgtttttacttctACAGTGTAATAACACctgtacaatatttaatattttgcttcTACTGTGTAATAACACCtgtacaatatttaatgttttacttctaCAGTATAATAACACCTgcacaatatttaatgttttgcttCTACTGTGTAATAACACCtgtacaatatttaatgttttacttctaCAGTATAATAACACCTgcacaatatttaatgttttgcttCTACTGTGTAATAACACCtgtacaatatttaatgttttacttctaCTGTGTAATAACACCtgtacaatatttaatgttttacttctaCTGTGTAATAACACCTGCACACTGTTTAATGTTTCACTTGTACAGTGTAATAACACCTGCACACTGTTTAATGTTTCACTTGTACAGTGTAATAACACCTGCACactgtttaatattttgcttCTACAGTGTAATAACACCTGCACGctgtttaatgtttttacttcTACAGTGTAATAACACCTGCACactgtttaatattttgcttCTACAGTGTAATAACATCTGCACgctatttaatgtttttacttctACAGTGTAATAACACctgtacaatatttaatattttgcttcTACAGTGTAATAACACCTGCACactgtttaatattttgcttCTACTGTGTAATAACACCTGTACAGTATTTCATGTTTTACTTCTACAGTGTAATAACACCtgtacaatatttaatgttttgcttCTACTGTGTAATAACACCTGCACactgtttaatgttttacttctACAGTGTAATAACACCtgtacaatatttaatgttttgcttCTACTGTGTAATAACACCtgtacaatatttaatgttttacttctaCAGTGTAATAACACCTGTAcaatgtttaatgttttgcttCTACTGTGTAATAACACCtgtacaatatttaatgttttacttctaCAGTGTAATAACACCtgtacaatatttaatgttttgcttCTACTGTGTAATAACACCtgtacaatatttaatgttttacttctaCAGTGTAATAACACCtgtacaatatttaatgttttgcttCTACTGTGTAATAACACCTGTACAATATTTAATGCTTTACAGCTACAATGTAGTGTACTTATACACTTATATTTGAGCAATATTTAAGAATCAAAGCTATACAAAAAGttatttaagaaagtttaaaagTAAACCGAAAATGTGTTTAAGGTTCGTAACCATCGTACCTAttgaaacaacaacacaaacaaagGCGAATGTTCAATTACAAACTGTTCTCTTCCGTTCTTTTTAATTCTGTGTTTAACTCAATGTCAGAcgcatttttttcaatatatctattttaaaattacacttaGGCTTAATGCGATAGATTTGTTATTCTCATGTAACACAACGTATAAAACCAGATATTTTAAACTTGTGACTCATAGAAATCTTAAggttaattgaaacaaaaaaaaatcaacagttttATGTACCTTAACAATATCCTCATAAGGGCTGGTACTTCATGTGTTGTGTTACGTTATTCAACTCGTACTGTTTCGTAATTTTGGTTCGACATGGCCatatggttaaagcactcgactcgtaatctgagggtcgcggattcgaatcccggtcacaccaaacatcctcgcctttCGGCcttgagagtgttataatgtgacggtcaatcccactattcgttggtaaaagagtagcccaagagttggcaataggtggtgatgactagctgctttccctctagtttacactgctaaattagggacgggtagtgcagatagccctcatgtagctttgcgcgaaattccagaaCAAAGAAACATATAAACTAGTATCGCTCCCAACAATTACCCCTGACTTTACTAgtcattttatttcaatttttttatctgtCAAACAACTGATCCTTTTAGTgctgcccctagtggcacagcggtaagactgcagacttacaacgctaggaaccgagtttcgatacttgtggtgaacagagcacagatagcacaatgcgtagctttgcgcttaattacgaGCAAACTTCTACGATGTTCATTAGCACCTGCAGTTTATCTATCAGTTGACGTCTTCgtctgtaaaacataaaatatataatgtccATATCTGAGCTCGACATGACTACTTAGGTTTAACTGCACTTACTACTCTGGGCGGAGAGCGCTCGGACGCTGTACTTGCTGTTCAAAGTGGCAGACTTGTTGCTCCATCTGTAAGACGTCCATCGATGTCGCCGCCTGCAGGTGAAGACGGACATGAAAGCTTGCCTATATTTAACATGCATGAAGCAGTAAATGATAGGATTACAGCAGGAGGAAAGGTAAGCCAGTAGATGAATGGCAGAAATCACACTTGGAGGAAGGTTCCGATAGACTGCACTAGGGTCGTACAGGGTCCAAGTGTTGATAACAAACAAGGGTGTCCAACAGATGAAAAAGTTTAAGACGACGACAAAGAGCATTCGAATGATGCGCTTTTTAGCTACCCGACCTTTTGAGTAACGCTCCCTCACCACCAGGTGGCAATGAACAGTCTTCCGAGAACATGAAGCTACGGGAGAATTGTCGTCGTTTTTGTCAGCCGACGTCTTAACGATAACTTGTTTTGCCCCATTTGAGGAGCCATTCTTTGCTGAGTTTTGATTTCGGTTGGACAAGAAACGGAGAGGAAGctctaaaaacaacaaacaaacaataaaacagtcGTAAAACAGTAGTGTAAAACAGTGTAATcttaatagtaattattttaacttcatgTACATTGCACGGCTTCTGACAGTAATTTGAGAAGTGTATTTTTCCTTTCAGAATTTTAGTACCTACTAGAGGAATTTACCCGCATTGATAAGTTTTACACAGTAGTCCTGAAGAAGGCACAAGAGCGAAACGtcgattaaaataaaaaatctctGCTAAATTAAGTAGAGTGTAAAGgtcgtttgtttttttctaagctTATTAACAAACTGTATTGTTCTGTCAACCTTGTGTTTTCAGCAACAAaggtttaaacagttttataattaccACCTGAACGTACACTACGCTACATTCAGAAATTTTTTGTATATGTCCAAACCTTACCTTCTTTTCTTCCCTGAAGATTGATGCATAAGGTGTGGATGATCAGAGAATACATAAATATCATGACGAGAAGTGGCACAACGAGAAGGAACGAGTccaaatacaagttaaaaacgCGTTCTAACGTAACGCTAGGCCAGACGTCTCGGCATTTATAGTGTCCTGTaaagtcataaaacaaaatacactatttttattcttaacgtagtgatttaacaatatatttacgtATCTAAGTAAATAGAGCTTTCCTGtaatgatttaacaatatatttacgagttgagtgccttaaccacctggtcatgccgagccttcAGTAGTAACTCAGGAAACTTATCACGACGAAATGGTAGTTTCGATATCTACGATGGGCACAGTAAAGATAGCCCTGATTGTGTAGCCCTGATCTTATCACCAAACAAAGAaggatttaaatatttgaaagggGCCTTTAGCGACATTCGTGTTAAATGGCCAAGTCAGAGAGCCCAAGGTTCAGGTTCACGTGGTCTAGAAACCACTGAAGGTGGACCGTTTTAGTGAAAGCTCTATTGTCATTTTTTATAAGTGAGCTGGTCGTGGTCTACTAATAAATCTGAGGGTATCGTGTTTCGCGTCCCATGGTAACAAAAACAGTTTTGGAGCCTTGGAAGTgcttataaaaatgacagttagGTATCCTACTGTTCGATTAAATTAGCCTCAAAATGAATGGTTggtagctgcttttcttctaatGTATCTGTCCAGAAGGAGGTTTAGCCCGCTTCGAAatcgtaaaaataaaaaagttgacaAAACGGAAGAAAACGAATTATTTaccagaaaataagaaaaatctaAGTTCTACATTTCACGGACCTgtgaccctgggattacgagtcgagtaagtagtatacattgaccttattatttataatattatactacgTAGCTTAAAACGCTTAGACGTTCAGCGATTTTCAGAAGCGTGCAGTTGAAACCATGATGTGACTATGTAAGAGTTAATGTCTTACTTTCTTAgataatgtgttataaaaatgttcaattcTTTTTGCAATATTTGATGACGATAATATTAAAGTTCAATACATCATCATATTCCTCAACTATTGATCACATCATAAATATAATTCTTctgattttaaaaaagaaattgtttgatCAGATGACCGTATTAACCCATCCTGTAAAACTTAATTCTGTGGTCGTTTAAAACGTATTTAGTTTCGTCATTGGAGAGTATTGGCTGGTCTCAGTGACAtagactttaaaaataaaacaactaatgaACTGTATATGTATTTGAAACTGACATATATGTGGTATAAATATCGCTTTCGACTTACAGTATTCGGGCTTTCGGCTGATGAAGACTTATACAATCGAATTAAATCATCGATTGAAGTCGCTATAGAACATCCGTTCTTTATTGATATTCGCGGAAACTTATCGTTACTTCTTGTTTTATCTAGCTATAACACTTACATTcatttacatataattttgtcATATTTAGTAATTACGTTGTAAATATTTGGGGTAAATTATTCCTATACTTTCTTCGTATCATTCACTTAGCCATGTTTTTAGATACATGTGTTactttattttgctgtttttttactgCAAGGAAATTTTAAAGGAgtgataattttaaatgtttttatggtATTTCGACAAGAAACTGCATTACTGTTAATATATTCTCAGCTATGTCTTGATGTTCCTTCAGAAATATTGTTCACTTCCTATGTTTATGTCTCCAAGTGGCACAAAGGATTTACAGCgccagaaacctggtttcgattcCCGAGGTTAGAAAAGCACAGATAGTtccgtgtgtagctttgtgcttaacttcaaacaaacaaacctttagttaTATTAGTGGCATTTTTTTCAACTGTATTGTTGTTGGAAGTTCTTTAGCTACATTGTTAAGGTTTATACACAGTGTTGTGGAAGCGTCATTTAGCTAGATCAttgttatgttttcatttgtattgttAGCATTTTTCAACTACATCATTAATGTTTTTAGTTGTATAGTTAGCATTCTTCAGCTACATCATTGATGTTTTCAGTTATATTGTTAGCATTCTTCAGCTACAtcgttgttataaaaatattgattaacaTATTTTCTCGTTCTGTATTAAATCACACTTTGGCATTTAATTATGTGTTTAAACATTTTCACTATTCTTTTTCTTTCAAGTATATGTTGTTGACACCATTTATTAGGTATGCATTGTTGACATTTTTCGGTATGTCTTGTTGAAATGTTTGAgctacgtatatatatatatttatatatagagagagagctAACAGTATTTcggttatatatattgttaacattttCAGCTCTATTCTGGTGacattttttacacatatattgtagatatattttatttgtatattggGAACGTTCATGTGTATATTGTTGAcaacttttatttctatattgtaGACGTTTTTCATCCATGTTGTTGACTTTTTGAGATATATTGTTGGcatctttcatttttatattgtggacgttttttttgtatattgttaacattttGTTAAGATATAGTGATGACGTCTTTTATTTGTGTATTGTGGgcattttttgtatatatagttgACATTTTGTTGACAGTTTTTAACGTATATATTGTTGACATCTTTTATTTGGATATTATGGACGTTTTACAAGTATATTGTTAGATTTTATTACGTATATATTGTTCACATTCTTACGTGTATATTGTGGATATATTTTATTTGGCATTGTGGATGTTTCAGCTTTATATTGTTAGATTCTATAACGTATATATTGTTGACATTCTTACGTATATATTGTTGAGatcttttatttctatattatggATTTTTCGTGTATATAGTTGATATTTTGTTGACACTTTTAAACGTATATATTGTTGACAtcttttatttgtatattgttgACATTTTACATGTATGTTGTTAGATTTTATTACGTATATACTTTGCCTGTTTTTCAATATTGTAGTCGTTTTCTATGTATATTGACAGATTTTATTGCGTATATATTGTTGACATTCTTAAGTGTGTATTGTTGACATCTTTTATTTCGATATTATGGACTTACATGTATATTGTTAGATTTTATTACGTATACATTGTTGACATCTTTCTTTTGTAAATTGTGGATGTTTCTCGTGTATATTGTTGACATCTTTTATTTGGATATTGTGTACGTTTTACATGTATATTGTCAGTTTTTATGGCGTATACATTGTTGACATTCTTACGTATATATTGTTGACATCTTTTATTTGGATATTATGGACGTTTTTCATGTATATTGTAGATTTTATGGCTTATACATTGTTCACATTCTTACGTATATATTGTTGACATCTTTTATTTGGATATTATGGACGTTTTTCATGTATATTGTAGATTTTATCACGTATATAATGTTGACATCCTTACGTATATATTGTTGACATCTTTTATTTGGATATTATGGACGTTTTACAAGTATATTGTTAGACTTTTATGACGTATATATTGTTGACATACTTACTTACATATTGTtcacatattttatttgaatattgtggATTTTTTACACGTATGTTGTTAGATTCTATGATGTATATATTATTGACATTGTTACGTATATATTgttgacatattttatttctatattgtgGATTTTTTTCGTGTATATAGTTGGTATTTTGTTGTCGATATTTAACGTATACATTGCTGACAtcttttatttgtatattgttgAGATTGTTACGCATATATTGGTGAGATATTTATTTGGATACTgtatattgttagatattttacCTATATATTGTTGACattcttatgtgtatattgtttataccttttttgtatattgttgatatcttttatttgtatattgttgGCATTTTACATGTATGTTGTtagattttattacatatatatttttgccttttttttgGATATTGTGGTCGTTTTCTATGTATATTGACAGATTTTATTGCGTATATATTGTTGACGTTCTTACGTATACATTGTTGACATCTTTCATTTCTAAATTGTGgatgttttttatgtatattgttgacATCTTTTATTTGGGTGTTGTGTACTTTTTACGTGTATATTGTTAGATTTTATGACGTATATATTGTTGACATTCTTACTTGTATATTGTGGACGTTTTACTTCTATATTGTTAGATTTTATGATGTATGCATTGTTTACAATTTTACGTATATATTGTTGActtcttttatttgtatattgtgGACATTTTTCTTGTATATTGTTGACATTTTTTGAGATATATTGTTGACATCTTTCATTTGTGTATTGTGTATGCTTTTTTTCGTGTATATAGTTGACATTTTGTTGACAGTTTTTAACGTATATATTGTTAacgttttttatttgtatattatggACGTTTTTACCTGATATTGTTAGATTTTATTAcgtatatattgttaatattttaaagtatatattgtTGACATTCTTAGGTATATATTGTTGACATCTTTTATTTGTATGTTGTGGACGTTTACATGTACATTGTTATACTTTGTTACGTATGTATTGTTgacatttttaaagtatatattgtTGACATTCTTACGTGAATATTGTGggcatattttacatatatattgcctcccagtggcacaatggtatgtcttaGGACCTATAATGCTAGATTgcaggtttcgatattcgtgttCGGAAaatcacagatagcccgttgtgtaggtttgtgcttattacaaacaaacatattgtggACATTTTTCAGTCTCATGCAAATTTTTCTACATATTTTCTCCACAATCTGGATTTtcaacttattataacaataaaaaccaggtttttacAGCGTTCGGTATATCGaatgagaaatatatttcatCCACTGTTTCTCTGTATGTTTTGGTGCGAAACTACACGGGATGTTATCTGCGCAGTAAGGATCGAACCACAAGCTATTTTTGTCGCATGTTTTTAAGCTTTGGACTGAGAGTTTCACTAGATTAATAACTCACATCAATATAAACTAATTGAATGCTGTTGTAGGAAGTATTTGGCATCTCTAATAAAATTCTGATTTTCGCGTTAGGTATTAAAATGGGAAAAGCGTCAGACTGTTTACAAGAAAGCCTGTTTTGACTAGATGTTAATGAAAATTCAGTGTTCTAACCTCATATTAAGATTTAACGAACGACTCGGTTGAAAGCAAAGAATGCTATTTAATAAGTCATCCTACCGCTAGGGGCTCTTTTTAATCCGAGAGAAATGTCGAGACCATGAAAAGCTGTaaacattatgaaacatttaagcAGTTTTCTACTACTCAATAATAGCGTATTTAACGACATAACATGTTATTAAATAGTATTCGTGAAATTATGGAGTTGCGATTTAATTATTTGCGTTCCTTCTTATTGGCTCAACGGAATGTATGCCGACTAAAAACCGGATTCTGATACACATATACCCAATTATGATGCTTTGTGCCGAACTATAAGCAAAACACATGTTATATTAAATAGTGATCGTAAAAAGCATTTTGTTTAAGTTCAGTTTAAGTTCGACTGAATTATAATAGCTTCTTATTTCACGTCATGCATTTCAGAGCTTCGAAAACTAAGAAGATACTTGATacataagttaatattttgtctgtttgtttgtagttaagcacagaacTGCATGGTGGGTAATGTGTGCTCtacccgccacgggtatcgaatcacGATTTTTAGTGTAGTAAGTCCAgagacgtgccgctgtgccactggaatgtgtatgtgtgttttcttacagcaaaaccatattgggctatttgctgagtccaccgagagaaatcgaacccctgatgccACTGGATGGAGGGGCAACCTGTCATAAAAGTAGGTTGAAACAGTTTTGAAGAACTTGGTTTTTAACAGTTGTGTCTGAATTGCAAATCTTTCGAAACTTCGAACACATTTAAAATCCGGCTTTCGTCTTCCATtctaatgtgtttattattagaaatattagtaAATTAGTGCTACTTCTTATTACTCTGTCACAGCCTTAAAATTAAGGACCATATCCCTAAGTTACAATCGTATTTAATCGTTTACTTTGCTCTCAGCAAGATTATATTGTGTTTACCAATTGAACACAAAAATTTCAGATCACCCACCAAATCTAGTATAGTTGAACATTCCTGAGGAGATTGTGACGTAAATTCGGTTTAAGATAATGGACTCTGTATAAAATCGAATCTTGTGAGTTACAAAGTGAAGCCTGAGACTAACGTTGTTAGGTCGTCGGGTGGATTGAATAAGTTTGGGCGCTAGAAATGATGTGTTTCTGTGGAAACAACGGCACGTGCTCAACTGTCAGTATTCTTATTTCTGCTATAGTGTTATCAGTAAAAGTAAAATGCAACCAATCATCGAAGACTTAAAAGTCGTCAGGAGAAAATAATTTCCTGTTCGCACCGGCTTTCAGCGTACAGTCGTTTACattaagctacacaagggctatctgctctagccgtccctaatttaacagtgtaagactagagggaaggcagctagtcattaccacccaccaccaactcttgggctactcttttaccagcgaatagtgggattgaccatactttataacacccccacagctgaaagggcgagcatgtttggtgtgacggggattcgaacccgagaccctcacattacgattgAAACGCCattaccacctggtcatgccgagccaacTTATCGCTACAGATAGCTAAATTAcacaagtatatacatatatataaatcaatccctgcttgaaattataaaaatatatataatgaatttaTAGTGTTAGTTGTTTTTGTGAAGAGATTCTGGTgaaatacatttacttttaaaatagacTCTAATAATAGTTTACGCGTACAAGTATACGAGTGACTGGTTTATACGTAAAAACATATCTTATGAAATTACGaactgtttactttatttatgaggtatatattttataataactggAACCTGTTAATCCgctgttgtttaatttacttaAGAATTTCAAATGACAATATACATAATCCATATTTATAATAGTCAAATATCTGTTTTTTATGCTATGTATCTTCTGAACAGTTAATcactgagaaaaaatatatatatatacagtattgtgcaaaagtGTTGGGACAAGAGAAagttttgtcattctttccagtCTATGGGGTTAATTATTccataccattacagaatgtTAACTACAACCCTACGATAATACTTCACTGATTCTTGTTGACAGTTGAATGAGCCAGCGTgggaatacttatcattctttagaattcccatatacttgtaacGAGAGTACATCATAAGGGTTCTTCTTGAATGAACGTACTGATCATATTTATGGTCTGAAATACTGTCATGGTAcctcatgcagtgtcttaactatatagaaagcaTGCGATATTGGTATATGCTAGAATAAAATCAACTAAATATCACTACACAATTAAGCCttgataaaaagaatatttaataatatgtattaagttttgttCTCATTCCATGGTCCAGAAAGAGTAGAGGATTGTCAGCAAAGAAAAGAGTTGACATAAAAACTTTACGGGATGCTGGTTGGACTTTCCGACAAATTGTTGCTGACTTGAAATGTTTCATAGACATTGTTAAGCTTACCCTATAACGTGAGACCAAGACAGATAAATTTGGAAATAGGAAAGGAAGGGGCAGAATAACTTGATTTAAGTTAAATTGAATATCTCCCTTTGACATAGAAATGACAACTTTATAAAAACGCTCACTAGACTATCGGTCTTTACTTTCGCTCAGTAAAATAACAAGGAACTGTGGCACccaacagaaaaaaatacacCGTGTTTACTTAGCGAGCCTGAGTTGTGCTGGATATACCCCTTGAGTTGAAAcccaaacatttttgtaataatgGATCATAGTCAGTCTCCTATGCTTAAAAATAAACGTAAAGCAATTTTCCTACAGAAACTAACAAATATGGctgctcccagtggctcagcgatatgtctgcggacttacaacgctaaaaaccgggttttgatacccgtggtaggcatgtttatgcttaattcaaaacaacaacaaatacggCTGCAAACAGCTCGCTAGACAATCAcgctatatattatatatacgcTCTGATCCCAGGGATTGGTTTGACTGCATATTTGATATTTAATCACAACTATGTTTAAGAAAATTATCGTTTAATTGTTTCAACTGGCATTTGCTAGTTAATATAAGTTTCCTATCAAAAGAAGATACCCGTTTAGACCACAAATGGAGGTCAGTCGGG is from Tachypleus tridentatus isolate NWPU-2018 chromosome 2, ASM421037v1, whole genome shotgun sequence and encodes:
- the LOC143236053 gene encoding cholecystokinin receptor-like — translated: MLPIAILSRLLPTSVSGHYKCRDVWPSVTLERVFNLYLDSFLLVVPLLVMIFMYSLIIHTLCINLQGRKEELPLRFLSNRNQNSAKNGSSNGAKQVIVKTSADKNDDNSPVASCSRKTVHCHLVVRERYSKGRVAKKRIIRMLFVVVLNFFICWTPLFVINTWTLYDPSAVYRNLPPSVISAIHLLAYLSSCCNPIIYCFMHVKYRQAFMSVFTCRRRHRWTSYRWSNKSATLNSKYSVRALSAQSNAVVGLESESL